Part of the Candidatus Palauibacter soopunensis genome, TCGATTCAAGACGTTGTCGCGGCATAGCGGCGGAACCACTCCAGGGTCGACAGCATCTTTCCGATGTGATGGCTCGGGCGGCGGCGGATGCCGTGCGGCTCGCCGGGGAAGCGTACGAGCGACGTCTCCACCCCGAGCAGCTTCAGCGCCTTGAAGTACTGCTCGGACTCGGACATCGGCGTGCGCCAGTCCTCCTCGCCCGTCACGATCCGCGTCGGCGTCGTCACGTTTTCCACCACGCTCAGGAGCGAGCGCGACTCGTAGTGCTCCACGTGGTCCCACGGGAAGCCGGGGAACCAGTAGTTGACGCCGTAGGCGGCCATGTCGGCCGTGAGCACGAAGCTGTACCAGTTGATGACGGGATACCACGAGACCGCGGCGCGGAAGCGGTCCGTCCGGCCCACGAGCCAGGCCGTGAGGACGCCGCCTCCGCTCCCACCCACGACGTAGAGCTGCTCTTCGTCCACATACCCTTCGTCGATGACCGCGTCGACGCCGGACATGAGGTCGTAGAAGTCGTCGCCGGGGTAGGCGTGGTGGATCAGGTTCCCGAACTCCTCGCCGTAGCTCGTGCTCCCGCGCGGGTTCGTGTAGAGGACGACGTAGCCCTGCGCCGCCATGAGCTGCTTCTCGAGGTCGAAGCGGACCCCGTAGTTCGAGAACGGGCCGCCGTGGATCTCGAGGATGAGCGGATACCGCCGCGACGGATCGAAGCCCGGCGGTTTGATGATCCAGCCCTGGATCGGCCGCCCATCGTGCGAGGACTCGTACCAGATCTCCTCGACCTCGCCGATCTCCCGCTTGGCCATCAGGTCGTCGTTGATGCCCGTGAGCACGCGGACATCGCTTCCGGGGCGACCTGTTGCGACTTCGGAGATCACGGCGGGCGTCGTGTAGTTCATCGCGAAGCTGCCGTCGTCGGCCACGGAGTACGTCGCTCCGGCATAGGCGCGGCCGACCCCGCCGACGTTGTCGGTCAGCACCCGGTGGCCGCTCCCGTCGTCGTCGAGGCGGAAGAGAGCGAGCTTCGTCATCCCCTCGTCGTCGTACAGCGCGTACAGGCCGGACCCGTCGGGCGTCCACGTGGCCCCGTACACCTCGCGGTCGAGTCCGTCGGAGAGGGAACGCGGGTCGCTCCCGTCCCGGTTCATCACGTAGAGCCGTGTGAGCTGGTAGCCCTGGAAGCGGTCGTCCATGCCGAAGTAGGCGATGTGGCGGCCATCCGGTGAGACGATCGGCCCGTCATCCGGGCCCCGGCGATCCGTGAGCTGCGTGGTCGTGCCGTCGGCGACGGAGACCTCGAACACCTCCGTATCCGCCACGAAGACGCTCTCCGTGTCCCCGCCCCGCGGGTCGCGTGACATGACGAGGCCCGTGCCGTCGGGCGTCCAGGAGAAGTGCGTCCCGCCGATCCCGTTGCCGGCCCAGTGGTTGTCGCCGCTCGTGATCTGGCGGGCCGTCCCCCCTTCGGACGGAACCACGAAGACGTGCACGAACCCGTGCGGGAGATCGCCCAACTGGTCGAAGCGATACACGAGTCGCTCGACGACCTGAGCGGGTTCGGCCCACTCCGCGCCTTCCGGCGGCGTCGGCATCCCCCCGATCGTCGGCGCCGGCTTCGGCACCAGCTTCCCGAACGCGATCTGGGTCCCGTCCGGCGACCACTCGAAGGACCGGGGCGGCTCGGTCACGTTCGTGATGACCGACGTCTCGCCCGAATCCATCCAGCGGACGTGAATCTGCGCGCTGCCGCTGCGGTTCGAGACGAAGGCGAGCCGCGTTCCGTCGGGCGACCAGCGGGGCGAACTGTCCGAGAAGTCCCCCGAGGTGAGCGGCCGGTGGCCCGACCCGTCGGAGCCTACGGTCCAGAGGTTCGAGAAGCGGCCGTCCGTCATGATGTCGGCGCGCTGGCGGACGTAGACGATCCGGCGGCCGTCGGGCGAGATCTGCGGGTCGCCCGCGATCTCGACCTCGAAGATGTCCTCCATGCGAAGCGGGCCGGATTCGGCCCCCGCCTGCGCAACCGCCGGCGCGGCGACGCACAGAAGGGCTGTGGCGGCAAGAAACGAAAGGGAGATTCGGGCACTGCGGAACGGGGCGATCATCGGACGCTCTCCGTGGCTGGGACGCGGGCTGCGCTGACACCTTCGGATCATAGACACGAAGGGGTGGAGCGGAACAGCAGTCACCCGACCGCAGAATGTGACCGGACAGCGGTTCGCGCCGTCTTTCGAGGTAGGCCTGGTGGATCTCACTCCATGCAGGACCTTGCATGAAAAGGAGAAACGCCGTGTACGTGATCACCCGTCGACACTGGTGTATCGGCATCGTGCTTCTCGGTCTGGCCGCATGCGGTGACGACAGCGATGGCGTCACTCCAGTGGATCCGGACCAACCATCGATTTCGGGTACGTGGAACGCGGTGCTTCCGGCAGGACGGCTGACGCTCGAGCTGCGCGAGGGCCCCCCCGGGGTCGTGACCGGCAGTTACAGCATGCCGGTCAACATCGGATTTGCCGTATCGGGTCCGATAGGGAGTGGCGATCACCGCCATCCCGACGTGCTCCTTCGCTGGTCGGCCCGACTCCCGGAGGCTTCCGGCGTCGATCTCGTTTCGGAGTGCACGATTGAAGGAACCGCAGGGGCCAACGGGATCTGGATCACAGGGCAGATCGTCTGCACCGAAGCTGAAGCGGTGCTGGAATCGCAACGCGGGCCGGTCACCGTCATCATCGGAGGCATCAACGCGCCGATCACGCTGAGCCGCCTTCGAATAAGCTGAAAAAGAAAGGGCCGCCCGTCGCCGGGCGGCCCTTTCCGAACTCACCGTTCGCCTGATGGCGGTCGGCAAATCACGCGACGCGGGTCACGTTCTCCGCGGCCGGGCCCTTCGTCCCGTCCGTAACGTCGAACTCGACGGCCTCGCCCTCCTTCAGAGTGCGAAAGCCGTCCGCCTGAATCGCCGTGTGGTGTACGAAGCAGTCCTTACCACCCTCTTCCGGGGTAATGAACCCGAAGCCCTTCTGGTCGTTGAACCACTTCACGGTACCTCTCGTACGCATTTCCTACTCCTTCGTTAGTCATGTCGGAGTTCGGGAAACCCGTCGCTGCCGACCGCTGACCTGTTCGACGCGGTCTCCCCCGCGCCAGGGTCGTGGCACCCGCCACGCAGAAAACTAAAGAAAAAGGGGCGACCCGTTGTTGAGAGGCCCCCCCGATCCTGCGATCCTGCCTTCTCAGTTCGACCGTGCCCGGTACCGCGGACGCCGTCCGAACGCGCGCAATGATCGCCTGCCGGACCTCAAACGTCAAGGGGCGCACCGACGTCAGGCAGTTTCGGTCCCCACGAGAGGGCTGCGCCGTTCGAGCAGAAGCACGTCGCGCCACCGCCCGTCGAGCCTCCCCAACCGCTCCCGTCGCCCCACGCGGCGGAAGCCGGCTCGTTCGTGGATGCGCAGACTTGCGACGTTCTCCGGAAAGATCCCCGCCTGCAGGGTCCAGAGCCCGGCCCGCTCGGACGATTCGACGAGCGCGGTCAGGAGCCTGAGGCCGATTCCGTCCCCGCGCGCGTCGCCGTCGACGTAGACGCTCACCTCCGCCACGCCGCCGTACACGCAGCGTCCGGAGACCGGAGCCAGGGCCGCCCACCCGACGACGCGCCCCTCCCGCTCCGCCACGAGCCGACAGCTATCAAGGTGACTCGCGTCCCACGACTCCCAGCCGGGCGCTTCCGTTTCGAAGGTCGCGTCCCCCGTCTCGATCCCTTCCTCGTAGATCCTTCGCACCGCATCCCAGTCCTCGTGACTGAGCGGGCGGATCTCGAGGATGGCCGGGGCGCGGGCTACTGTGCCTCCGAGAGAACCCTCTCGACGAGCGCCGTCGTTTCCGGTTCGAAGGGATGGAAGCGGCCGCCCCAGTACCCCCGAATCAGGCCCTCCGCGTCCACCAGCAGCGTGTGCGGCACGCCGGGATAGAGGCTGAGCGCCTGCGTGAGTCCGGGACCATCGCCGAGGAAGTTGGGATAGGTGATGTCGAACTCCTCCAGGAATCCCTCGACGAGCGCAACATCGCCCTCATCGATGGAGATCCCGACCACCTCGAAGGGGTCCGCCGCGTACTTCGCGTGCATCTGCTGCAACTCCGGCATCTCGTCGCGGCAGGGGATGCACCAGGTCGCCCACAGGTTCAGGACGACCACCTGGCCGCGGAACTGGCCGAGGTCCGCCGGCCGGCCGTCCAGGTGCGTCACCTCGAGCGGTGGGAGGGGGCGGTACGAGGCCGGGGCGCTTTCCGCCGGCTCGGGGGTCCGCGCAGCGGCCTCCGCCGCTCCCTCGCGCTCACCCCCGCGGCACCCGGCCGCGACAGCCGCAAGGGCCAGCGCCCCGAGCACGGCGCGCCTCATCGGTTCGACTCCAACTTGTCCATCGCGTTCTTCATCTCCCGTTCAAAATCCAGGTTCGTGGGCGTGGGGAAGACGCCGGGCGGCCGAGCATACGGCTGGTCCGTGATGACGACCTCCGGCTCCGTCGTGAGCGGCACATCTTCGGCGACGGCCTCGAAGGAGAGGTCATCCACCCACAGTTCTCCGTCGCCCGTGAGCATCGCCCCGATGAGGATCGTAACGCCTTCCGGCGGGATGTCCACCACGATGTCGCGCGTCTCCCAATCCTGCGTTCCCTCGACGCGCCGGTCCTCGCTGTTGTCCAGGGCGAGCATCGCGTACTTCCCCTCGAGGATGCCGTCCACCCGCACCCAGAGGCCGCCGGAATCGACGTCGTCGGCCCGCAGGTATCCGCGGAGACGCATCCGCTTTCCGCGGTAGGCGGTGGCGTCGACGAGCTGGACGCTCGCGGCCCACTGGCTGCGGCGCCGGTTGCCCCGCGCCTCGAGCCGCATGCTCGAAGACCCGGCATGGGCCACCTCGGGGTCGAGCCTGAGGCGATAGTCCGCGGCGTCCTGTCCCACGAGGACCCACGCGTCCGGAATCTGCGCGGCGAGGTCGCCGCCGGTCGCCGGGGCCAGGGCTCCAAGCGCCAGGATCGCCCCCGTCGCGAGTCTTCGGATCATCGCGGGATGAGCCAGAAATCGACCTGGCGGCCGTCGATGTACCACGTGCGCTCGCCGTCGAAGAACGCGTCCTCCTCGAGCATGATGCGCACCGGCTGTCCGCCCCATTCCGGAACCGGGACGGCCGCGTTGAGTTCGATCGAGTGCGCCGTGTTCGGGAAGAGCGGATAGTCGCCGCGCCCCGGCACGCCGCCCTGATTGTCCCAGAGACCGATCGTCGGTCCGGCGCCGTGGCCGTGGAAGCCGATCGGGTGCGTGTAGATCGTCGCATTGATCCCCTCGGCCTTCGCCTGCTCCAGCGCGCCGGCGAGGATCTCGTTTCCCGAACGCCCCGCGGCGAAGTTCTCGGTGAGGATGTCCTGGAGGCGGTTCCCGACGGCGAGCGCGCGGACGAGACCCGCGGGGGCGGCGTCCTCCCCCGGCTTCAGGACGTAGGCATGCTGTTGCGTGTCGGTGTTCAGGCGCAGGTACTTGATCCCGAAGTCCACGTGCAGCAGATCACCCGGACGGATCACGTTCTCGTCCGGAGGCGCGGAGAAGTCCCCCTCCCCTTCCCTCGCGCCGCCCGCCTGCTCATGGCGCTGCACGGAGACGCTCGGCTGGAACCAGGTCGCGAGCTTGAGTTCGAGGATCCGTTCGCGGTACCACCACACGACATCCTCGGTCGTCGTCACGCCGGGCTGAATCACCTTCGCGCTGAAGCCTTCGGCGATGATCCGGTGCGCGATCCGCACGATCTGGGGATAGACCTCCATCTCCTCGGGCGTCCGCGTCTCCAGCCATCCGATCGCGAGGCGCTCGGTCCCGGCCACCCGCTCGCGGTACTTCGCCGGGAGCGCGGCCATCAGCGCGTCGTACTCCGTCCCGGTGAGCCCGTCCGCGAGCGCGAAGGTCGAGGAACGGTTCACGGCGATGCGCTGCGGGTCGCGCTCGGCGATGACCTCCGCCACCCGCCCCCACTGGTCCGGCTCGCTGTCCGGGTCCCACGCGCGCGGGAAGGGGCCGATGTCGTACCGCGCCACCGCGAGCCGTTCCAGCGGCTGCCCCGGTCCCCGGTCGTGGAGGATGAGGACGGTGCGCCGCCGCGCCGCCATGTACGTGGAGGGCAGCATCGTCTCGATGACCGGATCCTCGTTGTATTCGCGGGCGGCGACGATCCAGAGGTCGACCCCCTCGCGGCGCATGATCTCGGGCGCCACTGTCTCGAGCCGCCCTTCCAGCCAGCGGTCGATGACGGCGGCCCGCTCCCGCAGCGGGAGGATGACGGGCATCGCCCCATCCGTCCGCTGGGCGTCCGCGAACCCGCCGTCCGGCGGCGTGGCCGACTGAGCCGCCGCGTGCGACGGACCGAGAGCCGCGGACAGGACGAGCAGGAGACCGGCGGAGAGGAGACCGGCGGACTGCACTCCGGGGCCCGGGAAGCGTGGTGTCGAAACGCGCATTTCGAATCTCCGTTGGAATGTCGAACGGCCTGAACCTACCGATTCCCCCGCACGCGGGAGAGGGCTCGGCGGGGCAGTGGCGGAAACGGTCCACGGCCCGCCATCGTAGGATCTTCCAGCGCCGGACCGGACGGATGCCTGATGAGGGATGCCCCGATGAAGGACATGGACTCGGATCTCCTGCCGGAACTCTACTCCCGGCAGGAACTGGACAAGGCCCGCCGGCGACACCGGATCGTCGGACGCATCGAGGGGATCGCGGCCGTCGTCGTCGCGGGCACGATTTTCAATTTCCTGGGCTGGATACCGACGGTCCTCGTGCTCGGCGTCGCCGGCTACCTCATCTACCGCTTCGTCCTCAAGCCCCGGAAATCGTCGAGATCGCCCGGGGCGTCCGAGGAGACCTGACGCGGGTCAGGGCCAGACGGCGAGAACGACCGCCTGCCCGATGAGGGCGACGGCGTTGAAGCCCAGGCTCAGGAAGAAGATCCCGGGCTTGCGGTTCTCGTAGGCCACGCCCTGGTACCCGACGTTGAGAACGAATCCGATCGTGACCAGCAGCCCCACGTGGACCCCGATCATGGCGCCGGAGCCGCCCATCACGGCGAGGAGCTGCGCCAGGACGTAGGCGGTGACGAGCGAGAGGACGAAACTCGCCCCATGCGTCTTCACCGGGTTGAAGTCCTTCTGGATCTCCTCCGCGGTGGTCTCCATGAGCGAGAGCCACTGCTTGCCGAAGATCGGGCCGTACCACAGAAAGCCGACGACCATCGGAACGACTCCGGCGACCAGGACGGCGAGCCAGTTGACGTCTTGCACGGTCTATCTCCTTTGGAGCGGGAGGCGGATCGCCGACGGGCGGTCGGCGGCGTGATGAACGGTGTTCTCGGCCGGGACCATGCGCGTGTGGCGCCCGAGCGGTTCGCCCGTATTGGGGTTCACGTCGAAGCGGGGATAGTTGGAACTCGAGATCTCGAGCCGGATTCGATGGCCGGCCCGGAACAGGTTCGCCGTCGGGAAGAGCCGGATCTCCATTTCATAGACGTCTCCGGGCGTCATCAACGTCTCGCGCTCGCGGGAATCCCGATAGCGGGCGCGAAGAATTCCGTCCGTGATATTGAGGTCGAATCCTTCCGGATAGTCGTCGTTCGGGGGATAGACGTCGACGAGCTTGGCGGTGAAGTCGGTGTCCGGGGCGCTGGACGAGGTCCACAACGTGACGGTAACCGGGCCGATGACCTCCAGATCCTCCGCCAAGGGTCCGGTCTCGAACACGAGCACGTCGGGCCGGTCGGCGGTGCGCCGGCCGTCGACCTCGGAGGCGAAGAAGCCGTTCTCGGAACCGCCCTCGAGCGACCGGAAGGCGCGCTCGCGCTGGTCGTAGCCGCCCCGCTTCAGCGCGCCGGAGAAGGCCCCGCCGATCGTGGGCACCGGGTGCTCGGGATCGTACGTATAGGCGGTCGATCCCCCATCGCGGCCCGGTGGATCGCGCGTAAGTCCGCCGCCCGCGCGGAGATAGAAGGGCGTCGCTTCGGTATCCTCCAGCGGCCACGTCTGCGCGGTGCGCCACTCGCCGCCGTGGAAGAGGCGTCCGTTCTCGTCCCGGCGGCCGTCGCCGCCTCCCATGACGAAGATCGTGACCGGGCCGGCCGCCTCGCCCGCCAGCCGGTCGTCGCTCTCGAACAGGTCGGTCGCACGCTGCCCCCGGAGGTGCCGGTCGAACCAGCGCAGGTGAAACTCGCGCGAGAAATCCTCCACCGCGGCCTCGGCCCCGAACTCGATGTCGCCGGCATGGGAACGGCTGTTCCCGCCGTGCGTCCACGGGCCCATGAGGAGCGTCATGGGCGACGACTTCCGACGCGAGAGTTCGACGAAGCTCTGGATCGTGCCCGGGGCGTAGGAGTCGTACCAGCCGCCCACGTGCAGCATCGGGATGTCCGACGTCTGGTCGTAGTACTCGACCCAGTTGCGGCCGATGCCGCGATAATAGTCGTCATAGTCGCCGTGGTTCTGCATCGTGAGGTAGTAGTCCTCGAAATTCGGCGCGACGGAGAGCGGGTTCTCGCCCTTTCGGAAGGGCGTGTCGGGGAACCAGTCCGATGGCGGCTCCTCGGCGAGCCGGAGGCGGATCTCCGGGTCGTCCGCGACCGCCGCGAGCTGCAGGTGGGCCCAGCCGAGTTGCTGGCCGAGTTCGAGCGCGCCGTGGTTGCGGACCTTGTGCGTCCAGGCGTCGGAGAGCCCCCCCATTGTGAGCACGAGCGTCCTGAGGCCCGGCGGGTTCAGCTTGGCGGCGTCGGCCTGCGTGTGCGCGCCGTAGGAGGTGCCCCACA contains:
- a CDS encoding S9 family peptidase, which encodes MIAPFRSARISLSFLAATALLCVAAPAVAQAGAESGPLRMEDIFEVEIAGDPQISPDGRRIVYVRQRADIMTDGRFSNLWTVGSDGSGHRPLTSGDFSDSSPRWSPDGTRLAFVSNRSGSAQIHVRWMDSGETSVITNVTEPPRSFEWSPDGTQIAFGKLVPKPAPTIGGMPTPPEGAEWAEPAQVVERLVYRFDQLGDLPHGFVHVFVVPSEGGTARQITSGDNHWAGNGIGGTHFSWTPDGTGLVMSRDPRGGDTESVFVADTEVFEVSVADGTTTQLTDRRGPDDGPIVSPDGRHIAYFGMDDRFQGYQLTRLYVMNRDGSDPRSLSDGLDREVYGATWTPDGSGLYALYDDEGMTKLALFRLDDDGSGHRVLTDNVGGVGRAYAGATYSVADDGSFAMNYTTPAVISEVATGRPGSDVRVLTGINDDLMAKREIGEVEEIWYESSHDGRPIQGWIIKPPGFDPSRRYPLILEIHGGPFSNYGVRFDLEKQLMAAQGYVVLYTNPRGSTSYGEEFGNLIHHAYPGDDFYDLMSGVDAVIDEGYVDEEQLYVVGGSGGGVLTAWLVGRTDRFRAAVSWYPVINWYSFVLTADMAAYGVNYWFPGFPWDHVEHYESRSLLSVVENVTTPTRIVTGEEDWRTPMSESEQYFKALKLLGVETSLVRFPGEPHGIRRRPSHHIGKMLSTLEWFRRYAATTS
- a CDS encoding M24 family metallopeptidase; this encodes MRVSTPRFPGPGVQSAGLLSAGLLLVLSAALGPSHAAAQSATPPDGGFADAQRTDGAMPVILPLRERAAVIDRWLEGRLETVAPEIMRREGVDLWIVAAREYNEDPVIETMLPSTYMAARRRTVLILHDRGPGQPLERLAVARYDIGPFPRAWDPDSEPDQWGRVAEVIAERDPQRIAVNRSSTFALADGLTGTEYDALMAALPAKYRERVAGTERLAIGWLETRTPEEMEVYPQIVRIAHRIIAEGFSAKVIQPGVTTTEDVVWWYRERILELKLATWFQPSVSVQRHEQAGGAREGEGDFSAPPDENVIRPGDLLHVDFGIKYLRLNTDTQQHAYVLKPGEDAAPAGLVRALAVGNRLQDILTENFAAGRSGNEILAGALEQAKAEGINATIYTHPIGFHGHGAGPTIGLWDNQGGVPGRGDYPLFPNTAHSIELNAAVPVPEWGGQPVRIMLEEDAFFDGERTWYIDGRQVDFWLIPR
- a CDS encoding DUF1761 domain-containing protein, with translation MQDVNWLAVLVAGVVPMVVGFLWYGPIFGKQWLSLMETTAEEIQKDFNPVKTHGASFVLSLVTAYVLAQLLAVMGGSGAMIGVHVGLLVTIGFVLNVGYQGVAYENRKPGIFFLSLGFNAVALIGQAVVLAVWP
- a CDS encoding TlpA disulfide reductase family protein, translated to MRRAVLGALALAAVAAGCRGGEREGAAEAAARTPEPAESAPASYRPLPPLEVTHLDGRPADLGQFRGQVVVLNLWATWCIPCRDEMPELQQMHAKYAADPFEVVGISIDEGDVALVEGFLEEFDITYPNFLGDGPGLTQALSLYPGVPHTLLVDAEGLIRGYWGGRFHPFEPETTALVERVLSEAQ
- a CDS encoding N-acetyltransferase family protein, which produces MLEIRPLSHEDWDAVRRIYEEGIETGDATFETEAPGWESWDASHLDSCRLVAEREGRVVGWAALAPVSGRCVYGGVAEVSVYVDGDARGDGIGLRLLTALVESSERAGLWTLQAGIFPENVASLRIHERAGFRRVGRRERLGRLDGRWRDVLLLERRSPLVGTETA
- a CDS encoding cold shock domain-containing protein, with the translated sequence MRTRGTVKWFNDQKGFGFITPEEGGKDCFVHHTAIQADGFRTLKEGEAVEFDVTDGTKGPAAENVTRVA
- a CDS encoding CocE/NonD family hydrolase, with the protein product MRRAVAAFALLGAPWLAACGDATRSGDATEAVLDAAADAAGRGPYDALQVETDLMVEMRDGIRLATDVYRPSREYEPVDGPFPVLLHRTPYDKTSRGLVDQARWFTTHGYIVVLQDTRGLYASEGTFQKYHEFDAPDGYDTIEWITGLDYAEPSVGMWGTSYGAHTQADAAKLNPPGLRTLVLTMGGLSDAWTHKVRNHGALELGQQLGWAHLQLAAVADDPEIRLRLAEEPPSDWFPDTPFRKGENPLSVAPNFEDYYLTMQNHGDYDDYYRGIGRNWVEYYDQTSDIPMLHVGGWYDSYAPGTIQSFVELSRRKSSPMTLLMGPWTHGGNSRSHAGDIEFGAEAAVEDFSREFHLRWFDRHLRGQRATDLFESDDRLAGEAAGPVTIFVMGGGDGRRDENGRLFHGGEWRTAQTWPLEDTEATPFYLRAGGGLTRDPPGRDGGSTAYTYDPEHPVPTIGGAFSGALKRGGYDQRERAFRSLEGGSENGFFASEVDGRRTADRPDVLVFETGPLAEDLEVIGPVTVTLWTSSSAPDTDFTAKLVDVYPPNDDYPEGFDLNITDGILRARYRDSRERETLMTPGDVYEMEIRLFPTANLFRAGHRIRLEISSSNYPRFDVNPNTGEPLGRHTRMVPAENTVHHAADRPSAIRLPLQRR